The following nucleotide sequence is from Fundulus heteroclitus isolate FHET01 unplaced genomic scaffold, MU-UCD_Fhet_4.1 scaffold_915, whole genome shotgun sequence.
GAGGGTCGTACCACGTCAATGTTGCACTTGAGCGGAGGCCTGCGGAGCACCAGCAGGGACTGCAGGAAGGGGAACATGGAGGCCGGCGAGTGCTCCCAGCAGCTCACCATCAGCCTCACCTCCACCCCTCTGGTGCAGGCGGCGGCCCGCAGCCGGGAGTCTATGGCAGGCCAGAACCTGGGGGGGCGACAAGTTATTCAGcattaaagacaaacaaactcttcTAACGGCTTAGCTTTTGTCCTGGGTATAAAATACGCTAATCTCATGATATTTCCCAGCAACAGCTGAATGCATCTTGACGGCGTGGCGCCGAGACGTTAGTCCTGGACGCCTCCGTCAGTCTGCCGTACCGTTCTGGCTTGGTATACTGGGACATGGGGAGGTAGTCCATGACAGAGATGTGAATGGACCTCTGGGCGTCGTCGATGACGGACAGGATGGTGGCCAGGTCGTCGGAGCGCCCGCGGGCTGAGATGGGCGGCGGCGCGCTCTGCGGGGAGAGACAGAATGGCCGTTGTGTACGGACAAAGACACCAGAGAGAGAAAGGCCAGCTAAAGGTGGCTCCTGGGTGTAACGCCCACTCACAGACAGGTAAACCCGAGCCGGGACCCCATTAAACTTCAGGTGGAGAGGTTTGTCGGCGCTGGACAGCGCGGAGAGTCGGGCGGGCCAAAACGGCGGCAGGGAGCCGCCCGCCGCTCCTCCTACGGTCCAGTACACGCCAAAGATCCGGAAGGCGTCCTGGGCCAGGCAGCTGCAGTCCTCCACGGTCAGACCCACTTCCTTCACCTgtggagagcagagcagagcgcACAGGCTTCAGAGAACGCACTGAAACCACAGTAACACTGCAGTCCATCACTCAGACCAAGCTTTTAGACGCGTTTAACCCACggaccgcggaaccggtagggccgtggccctacctacttttgatgatcaaacatgtaaaataatatatataaataaaattaaatcattcaatagctatttttttcaaatgcacagtagtctatggcagcagcatcattctccaatgagaaagcaataaatcatccaatctaaaaatgtattggctgattgtgtcatgtgatgtaaacaaaatgataTAACATGGCAGACATATTTATCATGCTCAGGGACCACAGCCTAtgagaaagcaataaattctggtgtctaaaaatggCTTGTCTTGTGTCATGTGACGCTAATCAGATGCGTGATCAAGGGGATGCTGGTGTTTAATGTGTATGTGATGGGTAGTGGTATTGTGAGTATTGCCTAATGGGCctgaccaatttgaaatgcgtttCGCGGTCCATGGTTCAACCACGCCGTTACTAAAGTATTCAGAACCTTTAATTAACCATTACGACCGGAGACTTGATTTTATTGGGATCGTATGCGACGCACCAACACAAAAGAACGCCATATTGTAAcgttttttgtcaaataaaaatctgaaaagtgtggagtgtgTTTGTACTTCAGAGTTCAACAGGTATGGCTACTTTTGCGAGACCCAGTGGTGACCGAACCCCAGGAAGGGGAACCCGGTGTGAAAAGACATTGGATGTCTCagctgaaaaatgtaaaaaagcgATGGAGGGGAGCTGCTGTACCTGGCTGAGGGAGCGCCAGTCCATGTTGGCACTGCCCACGTAGAAGTGCTTCTGGTCCACCACCCACAGCTTGGTGTGAACGATGCCTCCGGTCACAGCGTTCAGGTCCACCTCTCTGACCTGCGCACCTTCCAGACCCGGCACGGCAGATTACTGTCGCGATCCCCGCCGCCGGCGACTACCGCTATGATGCTGCAGCTGCGACGGCGCTCAAGAGTCCTACCTGTGGCGGCCAGGTCCGCCGTGTCCTGCCTCGACCTCTGGGGGGCGTTGACAGCGATCTGGAGCTTCACGCCTTTGGCTTCCAGTCGCTTCAGCTGCTCAAAGACTTCTCTCCCCTGCCGAATCGCAAACGGGGTGAAAAAGTGGCCGGGACAAGCGTGAGGGCGTGGCCCGTGGCTGCTGCCGCTCTCACCTGAGAGTCCGGGGGGTCGGACGACGCGCCGTCCCGCAGCGTGAAGTAAAAAGCGGCGATGTGGACGGAGGCGTTGGCCCGGCCCAGCAGGCGCAGCCAGCCGTCGGCGACGCTGGGCCGGGACGGCGGAGAGGACGGGTACAGGCCCACGGGGACGCTCTCCACCAGCTGCACTCTGAACAGCAGACACACATCACCTGGTTACACAGCTCTGGTCATCTTTGCTAAAGACGCCTCATAAAACGAGGCTATTTTCTGTAGGAACACCCGGCGCCAGCAGGCGAGCCCTTCGCTGAGATCACTTGCCGGCAGTCCCCGCCGCAGGGCTCTGGCATGAAGGCGAGGCCCTCCAGCCGCTGCAGCTCCAGCTGGGCGGCGAGCTGAGCCGCAGACGTGGGCAGCCCGTAGCGCCACACGTGCAGACCGAGccctcccagcagcagcagcagcgggaggaggaggaggaggagagaggagccgGAGCACGTCGACCTCTGTCAAACAAAGAGAAGCAGAGCTGAAGCACAACCGCTCTGCATTCCTCAGCCCTCACTGCAGGGCGTGGCCGCATTCCTGCAGGGCAGCAGGTGAACCGGCCCTGAAAGGAGAggattcacccccccccccccccccccccccgtcccaCGGCAAACAGCTGGAACTCACCTTAGTGGCCTTGGTGGGGTTCTCTCTGGCTGACTTTTCTTCCACCACAGAAGAGGTGCAGTCGTCCACCGCGGGTTTGCTCTCTCCAGGTTCTGGAAGCTCTGTTTCCTGTTGGATCCATTCCTCATCTTCCCCATCGCTCTGTGAATCGTGGCCCTCAGACGCTTCGCTCGCCAGATCGTCGTCACACTCGGCGTCTGAAGAACAGGCGCTGGCCCTCAGCTCGGCCGTCTCCACCGTCTCCGTCTCCCAGGGCGGCTCCTCGTCCATGATGGCCTCCACCCGGCCGACCTCGGCAGCGTCCGCCGCCTCTTCGGTCCTCTCGCCGTCTCCGCTGGCGTCGAGGACGATCTCCGCGCGTTCTTCGCCCGCCTTCTGGCTGAGGGAGCTCTCCTGTGGCAGGGAACTGGGCGGGCCGTCCGGGGTGCTGCCCGCTTCGGTTCTGGGGGTTCTGCTCGGGTCCTGCTCTGGTCTGAGGGGAGGTCTGGGGCTGGCCACCATGAGGAGACCCTCAGCAGGCTCCGACTGACTCTTGCTCCTGGGAGCAGGGACCTCTGAGGTGTGACCTGCTGCAGCGGCGGCAGCTTGCTCCACGCCGCCGGAGACGGAGGCTGTGACGAAACCCACGGCGGGAACCCGCACCGAGGGCGGGGGCAGCGCCCCCTCTCTGGCATCAGGGAGTTTGGGCTTGAATCCCTCTGCCCCTCCACCGCCACCTCTCTCAGAGGGTTGAGCTTCTCTCCTGGGAGCAGGGAGCTCGACAGTCGGACCGCCGGGGCGCTTCTGGAAAGTGGGGATTCGGGAGACGGGTTTCCCACCTTTGCGGTTCATGTCTTCCTTCTCCTCGAGCTCCTTCCTGGGGGCTCCTTCGTCCACGTGGAGACGGTCCAGAACAACGCTGCAGTCCTTCAGCTCCTGAGGAGGAGAGACGCACAATTTAGCTCTGGATCCAAACGTGGCCACGACGGGACCCCAGCAGGCACACGGCAGCTTCAGACAAGCTACCGGTCGCTCGCCCAACGCAGCATGCTGAACTTCACGGAACGTCGGCGGCTCACAGCGGACTAGAACACTCACACCTATTCAAATGAGCTCAGAGAAGCCGCCCGCCGCAGCCTGTGGCGCTTTGCTTACTCGCATGACGCCACCGGGACTAGCCGGTCCATCCATTCAAAGTCGTGTCAGCGCTGAAACCCGACCTGCTCCGCTCCTCCTGTTCATAAACAGGCAGGCAGCTCCATGGCAACCGCCGCATGCTTCCTACGGCAGCGTGAGGTCACGGCCTCTGCACGCGCTACCGTCAGAGCGCACCGAGCTGCACTTACACCCAGTCTACCGTAGCTGCTGATTCAGCCAATAAACAGCTGGGACGTGGACAGACTGGACATGGCAGGACagtttttaaaagcttaaagGAACTTTCCACCACGTCATTCCTGCAGTTCCCTCCGAGGAGAAACAGAAAGTACTTCTATGGAGGATCACTGCCCCTCCCCACCTGCCCCACCTCCTGCTCATAAAAGagaaacccccccccacccccccacctgTCTGGAAACATTTCCTAGTGTGGGAATCAAAGGAGCCGCCCCTGAGGTAGGACTGTTGGAGCTAGTTTTTGCCGGAGCAAATAGCCTGACTAAACGACCTGGTGCTCTCATAATGTTTGTAAAGAGCGCAGCAGCTAAACCGCCTCACATTCTATGTCCGCTTTAATCTACGGCACAAAATCAAACTACAACGAATAAACGTTAAATATAGTTAATTAATGGCAAACTTTCATGGTCTCTAGATCTGAAACCGATGAAAATGAGGTGACACCCACTGTTCATTAGTTACTCTGTTGTAGACTGTTTTGTAGTTCGGGAAAGTTAGTACGACATGGTAccagtttgttcttttttttttctctacccaTTCCTCTAAGAGGTTCTGGGGCAgacgaaggaaaaaaaaaaaaaaggaacactaAATACAGGAGGTAGGATAACCATAGGAAGGGGTATGTTGTATGGACCCATGTGTTAAACTGAATGGATGCTAGTTATATCTGTACCATCTTTTGTAAATAGAGGAGACACACATCCTCCTTGTTGTTCCTtaataaaaatttgaataaaaaaaataaataataatatatagttAATTATACCTGTAATCCATATATTCTAGCATGTTCAAACTATAGAAATAACCGTTTCTcaccaaataataaaaataacttgaccatagcacatttttgttttccttgcaaATACCATGAATTACTGCTTGGTTTGTTCCAAAGTTATCATACTGGGAGAGCAGCAACGGCCTAAAGTCGCCACCGTTACACCTTGACCTGTACCGGGGATAGGGCTggactataaagaaaaaaagcacatcgataaaataggagtcatattgatcgatattgataattatcaacaaattcaaaacacaagtgcagccctggccattttatgctgttgcttagcaacctatttttagatacaggacacacaaacactgacttCAAACTtgattcaaccaactttttaccaaagctgcaagtttttataaaagaataaatgaacccgagctctctgaactctctgaagggggcggggcttggttgctgggtctgcgttgtgattggttgggaggatataatgactgtaatatcAATCTACATGGTTAGAacgcataaggaaggaaaactgttatcctattgaactttttgaccCTTTTTCCAATTATCGatatgtctatcgatcgatatatattgttattgaattatcgtccaggcCAACCCTTTGGTGTAGATCGGTGCCACCATTGATCAAGAACATCAAatctaaaacaacattaaactaTTTGCTGATAAATGTACTTCAGCTTCCTGTTCCGTACGAACCAACACGACCCATCTTCAGCTGGCCGCACACAAACATGGACACCTTTGTGGCCGTTTTCTACTGACGTGTCAgcagagacaaaacaaaccCACAAACATGCGGTGGAAGATCCTACTTTGCATTTTAGCACGCACAGACCTGAAATAAAGCAGCGAACGGGCGTAATAAACCAAACATTTCAGCGCAAACAGCTCAAACCACTCTCTATCGTACTTTTAACACTAAAAACAGTCAGAGTTTTAATAGGCGCGTCAGTCAGATTCAAAACTAGAAATAATGAGAACGTCACGTATCACTTTACAGATTAGAAAAGAAGTCGCTCgttcaaaaaaaagaagaaaaaaaagacactttttCTCCGCACTTATTAAAAGTGCGGAGGTAACATAATAAATAACGGTATAAATAAACACCTAAGAGTGAACAAGCTTCAGAGCTGCTTGCTCTAAACTCATAAGGTACGCATCTCTACAGGGAAGCCAGCACAAGTCTGACAAGCATGCTGATGCTGCTGAGCCCATCAGCGGCGAACAGAACTCCACATCTCTTACGGCTGCATGTGGCGGCGACACGGCCTCGGGGGGCTCCCTTCCTTCCAGTAGAGCCGGTGAAACCCTCCGACGGGACGGCAGAGTCTGGACTGCTGGGAGCTGGAGCGGAGCGACACAAAGCTGAGAGCTGGAGGCAAACATCGGGCTTCCACAACAAAGAGTGCGTCTTCAAAAGGAACATGAGCCCGTGGAACAAGGCGGGCCGGACACAACGGTTCTGTCCGTTCaactttaaataataaaggCAATTCAGGCTCTGAGCTACAGAAATGTGCTTTAGAGCCTACGGGTATGAGAGAGAAGTTCCCTTCAATGATCCACCTGACAAATGAACTCAGATTAAACAGACAGAGCAGTATGCCCTGACCAAAAtgataaagggaacacttaaacacaATGTAACGCCAAGAGTTGCCTTTAGTTTTTTTAGCAATATATTTACAAGGGTTTGTTAATTTGGATGATTCATTAACCCACTTCCTCTGAGAATTAAGTTGTACAGGACCAATTTAACTGATTATTAATCAGTGGTATGTTCTGACAAAGATGGGGTAGACTGACGCCTCCACAAAGAGAGTAGGCCACCAAAACGTTTCTAAAGACGCTGGCGTTCACAGAGCGCTGTGTCCGAGCATGTTCACGGAAAGtcgagtggaaggaagaaaaaaactgaaaaggaaaCTGCAGCTGATTCTTCAAGAGTCCCTACATCCAGACAggaggccccgtctgaaccagAGACGATGTGAAAAGTCTCATCCGGGCGGGTGGGGGggctggactgttgctcagtggtcccaAGCCcccttttcaaataaaagccaATTCTGCATTTGGTTTTGATGATCAAAGTCCTGACGTCTGGGGTAAGAGTGGACAGGAGCAGGATCCACGTCGCTAAGAGACCAGGGTGAAGTTTCCAGTCAGAGACGAGTCGGGTCGCCTTATCGTCTGCCGGCCTTTTATCAGTTCCAAAGTCAACCTGGACAACTTATGGATCTTCacgcttccttctgctgacaagctctGTGGAGATGCTGATCTCATTCTTTTAGCAGGACTTTAACCTccctacacacaaaaaaaaacgagcGGGCCTGACCTATTGGGAATCGTTGTGTTATTGTTAAGAGGAGGCGGGACAGAACCGGAGACGACCCGGAGGCCCCTACTGCAACACGCTGGGTCGGCCTCACGCCTCAGCCGAGCCACAGGCCGACCACCTGCGCACAACACGGCACCGGCGCCGCAATCCATGCAAAACGAGCCCCGACCCTGCAGACGCCCTAAAAATCCAGCCGGTTGGGCCTGACGTGACATTCTGACGGGTCTTTATGAGCCGTCACAGTGAACTGATACCAATGATCAATGCGAGTCTCGCTTTCCTCCTACCTAAAGCTGCATCATGTGATTGAAACAGCTCCGCCCGGGAGCGTGTTTTTATTGGGTTTGACTCTGGTCTGGAAGAGAACATAGATAAAAGACACTCACTGCTCTCCCTGGTAGTGGCtggcagctgctgcagagccacAGGATGGCCAGCCCCACCCAGGCTGTCAGGGTGCcccccacccatccatccatccatcccacaGCAGCCCTTGCTTGGCCCCTCAGAGGATGAACGATGCGCCTCTTACCGTTAGATCTGCCTCCTCAGCagcttcctcctccagctcggCCTCGTATCTCTCCATCACCTCCTCCGGGACGGACTCCTCGGTCTCCCCGGCCTCCTCCTGGCAGGGACGGATCGGTGGGAGTCGGTTAACGGGGGCCGCTCTACGGCGTGGCACTTGCAGGAGCTAAGCTATATCAGCCGGTTATGTTCACAACGGCACTGTGAGAcgcttttaaagcaaaaaatactttttagagTTACGAGatgggggtgaaaaaaaaaacttacaacacgCTGACTGTACAGGTTCTAGAGAAGAAGAAGTTTTTTGGCTTCGGCGGGAGGAGGGGGTGGTGCGCCTTTAAGGTGCAGTTAACGTTAGCTCCGTCCTGTTAACTTATGCTAGCCGCTATTTCTATAAACTAAAGCGGAAAATACTTAAAGGTGAGAATTAAAGCAGCCGACGTCAGTGATACAAACATATCCCCCTTTAATatgaaagaagagataaagTAGCCGCAGTAAacgtcgctgctgctgctgctaccgttGACGCTAACGTGCGAGCGACGTGGCCGTCCTCCTTTctctgcagcagcggcggaggaagaggaggcggaAAGACTGAGTAATAAAAGTACACACCTCGTAATTCTGCCTCTGCTGCCGGCGGTtcgacctcctcctcctcctctgcgtCGGCTGAAACTCGACCTCGGCGCTCGGCCCATCGGGGACAAGCGATCGCCTAGTCCGCAGCACCATCGGCATCCCGGAGGGCTTAAAACCGCAGCTTGGCGAAGCGAGACGTTAAGGGAAGACTAAAGAGCAGCCAGGGGTGAGAGCGGGGCGCCAACCGTGGCAAATAAATGGCGACGCCGTGGTCTGCGGCGCTAAAACGGTGTTTAAGAATGCCGCCGAGCTGATGGAGACGCGGCCGTCGGTGGTCCGCGGGAAACGCGTGTCCAGGTGGGGTTTGAATGCTTCCTCGCAGAGAGACGTAAACAACAACTTGAAGTAACCGCCATTTCCTGTTGGCGGTGATTGGCGGTTGGGAAGGAAAAGTGGTTGACGCACGAACGTCTGGATGGAACGTCAGCGTCGCCGCCATATTGTGGGgggcatttattttctttctttctttctttctttctttcttttttgctgaAGCGCACACAAAAAGCTCTGCCGgaatttcaacaataaaaaaaaatctcttttgaaACTGTAAGTTAACATTTACTAAATGTGCAGGgttcttttttcttgttgtttaaatcaaacaaataaacacaaacaaaaaacccaTACCTGTCTCTAATTCTTATTTGGGTTAGGAATTGTAGAATTCCTCTTCCACAaaatcacttttttaaaaaggaaagaaatcgGCAAGTGTGTAATTATCAGATTCAATTTGGTTTTAAGCCATCCATAATTGCAACGATGTTGActagcagcaagaaggtcctggattcAAATCCTGGCTTGgcgtctttctgcatggagtttgcatgttctctctgtgcatgtgtggggtCTCCGGGCCTTTTGTCCTTaggcgtgtgtttgtgtgtatggccgtctgtcctgtgtgtctctgtgttgcccagtGATGGACTGTCAACATGCCAgggtaccccgcctctcaccgaATGACTGCTGGATATAGGCACCAGAAGTTCTGAATCAGTGCTCCTGAGGTGCTGATATTAAACTGAGCAGCCATTAGATGGGTCCCACAGGACAagctaaaataaatgcaattttattAATGTCCCCATTAATGCGTTAGAGCTGCCTGTTGGGTACAGTGAAGCTGATGAAAAACCCTGCTTGACTGTGAAAGAAAACTCTTACGCTATACCACGTGCCCAAGAGAGCATTTTCCCAAAGCAAGATTTAGAAAGATTGCATCCAACTCTGCATACTTTCATGGAGCTGGTGAATCTAGCACTGAAATGGCCTCTGTAGAAGTTTGTGGCAGAATATCTGGCAGTGTTGCTGTGCACTGGCTTAATAAGTATGATACATTGGTTATTGTGGATTGGCTTGGACTACAGAGATTGAGTTTAAAATGAAGATAAATATCTTGAATGCAGGTTGTCCTATGTCATGTCTTTTATTGAGGACAATGGTTTGGTGATACGAGTGCAGATATATCTGATTGTAACTCTATATTTGCAGATCACTTATCGCAGTGGGGGTCGTTCCTTCCAGGTGTGGCAAGATTTGGAAATCTGTGCAATGTGTCCCTGTGCTGCCTTTGCACAATGTCAAAGTGTATACTAAAGTGATTGGTGTAACTTGTTAGAGAAGTGTCTTCGGGTATATTTTGCTCAGTCTGACGTCTTCCTAACTAAGATTGAGGTACCAAAGGTTTTAGCTGCATGCTCTTATGGTAATTGCAAAAGCCCACAAATCATGATGGAAATGAAATTCCTTTGCAAGCAAAACGGAGTCAAAAGCAACAAAATTGATAAAAATACATAgttccctttatagtcccacagaggggaaatttgtttctgtgtttaacccatcccttagggagcattGTGCTGGCCACACTAAGTGGTGCACAGGGAGCAGtttgtggtcaagggtcttgttCAGGGGCCCAGCGTGACAGACTGAGGTTCGCACCGCTGACCTTTGGAGCCTGTCCAGGATGCAAACGTCTGCCTCTCCAATCACTCCTACAGGCCACCACTACCAGCTGTGAAGTTGTGATAGCTTTTCCACAACATGTTGCATATCGTGTCGTTAGAAtgctaaaagaaagaaaaagaacgtTGGATGGATagaatttgtacataaaagCCTCTGTCCTCTGCTTATCATTTTCTATCCTGGGCGTTTAGTTTATAGGATTTTGGCTGATTCCTTTTctagtgttgtataaagtactgaactctcagagtcaagtaaaagtataggtacctctccaaaatatgattttggtaaaagtccaagtcactgactgaaatgttacttgagttaaagtcttaaagtatctgaaatgtctggtacttaaatatgaaaattactgtaaaaatagacgtactcaagtaatgtaatgaaaagtataagtaaaaagtaaaatgaggcaaatgcagtttgaatgacattttttatattttgggaAACTTTGAAGGtaaaattcacttaaaataatatacacaaccaagtgcaagagaaatttagacagaaaatacaacaggaagtgataaaCCTGCTAATACACctgcaggtatcatttagttaagaaaattaggactcatGGATCTGCTATTAGAAGCTTTAcgtataccacaaggttaacttaacctgctttactactgaaccagcttctaaGTATACCCCCCaggtttagacagaaaatacatagTTTTTGTAAGCCTTCAGTTTTTCCTTCAAATAAGGTGAAAGTTAGGTCATAAGTACATTACAACACTTAAATAAGAAGTTAACTCGATGTGTTTCTTCAAGTTGGACGGGGAGTTTTTGTAAGATAGAATTTCTATAACAGACACTTCATGCGGTACAACGAATCTTTAACACCCACGAAAGAGTATATTGTGTTTTAATAGTAAGGACAATTATCAACCCATAAGCTTAGCTAGTATTTTGTCCAAGGTCTTAGAAAGAAAGAATATTTAACAGTGGTTCAACAGAATCATTACATAACAATTAATAAAAGCGGCCTAGATAAAAATTATGGTACCTGAAACTTAATATCTTGTTGTGCGAACTTTTAAAAGTAATCACTGCAGTCAAGCACTTTATGTAACTGTCAAACAGAGACCTCTGCACCTGTTAACAGATATTTTGACCCACTCCTGTCCTAAACGCAAAAGCAAAGGAGGTGGATTGGCATTACTTGTGAACAACAGATGGTGTAATCCAGTACATGTTGCTGTGAAGTATCGTCTCCACTGCCTGGATATTGAACTGTGGAAAAAAAGCCTTCAGGGAGGGAGACAGTGAATTACAGAGGAATATACAGAAGCAACATAAAGTTTAGAGACAGAATGTATGTGTACAGGAAAACAGTGGAAGAGGCAGCTCCATCAGAACAATATGTGGCCCTGTACCCACACCTAAATACATACGCATCCACCACATGTCCAAATAACCATAGCAACAGTGCTGTCCGCCAATCAGAGACACCTTGGCGGAGATTTGAAGTGAATTACAGCAAACCAACAGCTCCTTGAGTGACATCAGCAACTTGTTAAAGTTGAAAATCAAAAGCTTCGTTTAGGAAATCTGTCCCCACACACACTTTGTGAAGTACTTTAAAGCTGAGTAGGTAACTTTTGaataaatctatattttaaGCCTAGTTCAGACTGCCATTTTAGCACAGTCTATGGCTTCTGTTGTCTGGTTCTGTTGTCTGGTGTGTTTATAAGTTAATTTACCATCTGAATACGTTTTAGGAATTAGCAACTCTGTTATATGTAAGTTTGCTGGGTGTGAAAATGATTAGTTGTACGTATGCTAGCTCCTGTGGAAACTTTTGGTTTGTGTTTCCCTTCTGTTCTCACTTTTGTGGTGAAGCACTGATCTGAGTGATTTCATGGCTGAAGagatagtgttttatttttgataatgtacattttttttatttttatatgaaaCTAAGGCAGTCTATGTCTGTGGCTTGAAAAGTGGAGGAGTCAGCATTGGAGCTAAATAAACCACGTGGTCTCAGTCATAAAGTCAACCTCCCGTGTGTATGCCTCGTCCCTCACATCGCACCccccaaaaacaaaatacataaacacattaACACAAGACAGAGTCCGAGGGCGATACAGATACAGGGTGATAGCAATTTAAATATCTGTATAGTAATATTTGATCCTTTAGTTTCTCTATTTTAACATCTGTTTTATACAATGCTTATAAGTGTATTCCCttttttaagtctttatttGGCATTTTTCTTATCACAACACAACATGCAAAGACAAAGAACAAGGTGCACTATGTGTTTGTGTAATTGGAAAATAAAGTGTTAAAGTTCTTCCGCTTCTTTA
It contains:
- the LOC118556025 gene encoding 5'-3' exonuclease PLD3-like translates to MPMVLRTRRSLVPDGPSAEVEFQPTQRRRRRSNRRQQRQNYEEEAGETEESVPEEVMERYEAELEEEAAEEADLTELKDCSVVLDRLHVDEGAPRKELEEKEDMNRKGGKPVSRIPTFQKRPGGPTVELPAPRREAQPSERGGGGGAEGFKPKLPDAREGALPPPSVRVPAVGFVTASVSGGVEQAAAAAAGHTSEVPAPRSKSQSEPAEGLLMVASPRPPLRPEQDPSRTPRTEAGSTPDGPPSSLPQESSLSQKAGEERAEIVLDASGDGERTEEAADAAEVGRVEAIMDEEPPWETETVETAELRASACSSDAECDDDLASEASEGHDSQSDGEDEEWIQQETELPEPGESKPAVDDCTSSVVEEKSARENPTKATKRSTCSGSSLLLLLLPLLLLLGGLGLHVWRYGLPTSAAQLAAQLELQRLEGLAFMPEPCGGDCRVQLVESVPVGLYPSSPPSRPSVADGWLRLLGRANASVHIAAFYFTLRDGASSDPPDSQGREVFEQLKRLEAKGVKLQIAVNAPQRSRQDTADLAATGAQVREVDLNAVTGGIVHTKLWVVDQKHFYVGSANMDWRSLSQVKEVGLTVEDCSCLAQDAFRIFGVYWTVGGAAGGSLPPFWPARLSALSSADKPLHLKFNGVPARVYLSSAPPPISARGRSDDLATILSVIDDAQRSIHISVMDYLPMSQYTKPERFWPAIDSRLRAAACTRGVEVRLMVSCWEHSPASMFPFLQSLLVLRRPPLKCNIDVKVFTVPSTAEQQEIPFARVNHAKYMVTDRVLYIGTSNWSENYFTHTAGVGLVVNQTGSAVEEGQRTLQSQAEELFLRDWTSDYASALPLDEEDVCPSAKREPF